The following are from one region of the Paenibacillus bovis genome:
- the zwf gene encoding glucose-6-phosphate dehydrogenase, which produces MEAMTFVLFGSTGDLAKRKIFPALYNLFLDRKMPEAFSIIGLGRKSFNDATFQTYVEQALQEFSRNTPQERETVDAFLRSIRYHILNVNDTAGYQELLKLVEQRETELNIPQNRMFYMSVAPEFFEMIADNIKASGLGNTTGWKRLIIEKPFGHDLASARQLNEQLSRTFAEEEIFRIDHYLGKPMVQNMESFTSANPVIQSLWNNRHIANVQITASEVVGVEERAGYYDHTGAIRDMVQNHMLQVLMMTAMTLPGGHTADDVRTHKKYIAKALRPISKEDAHKHFVRAQYTAGEVNGKEVQGYQDEPGIELGSNTDTFVAARVWVDDFSWQGVPFYIRTGKRMKEKSTRIVVEFKNTMQNNDICVDCDGQPNMLTISINPEEKITLQLNRRNVKTGQLEPMTSEFVMGTDNDPEAYELLIGDALNGDATFFAHWDEVELSWQWIQPILEAFADNSLPVHDYASGTYGPEASNALLAEQGFRWLGDKAPAPVRESAVVR; this is translated from the coding sequence ATGGAAGCTATGACATTTGTATTGTTCGGTTCAACAGGGGATTTGGCAAAACGCAAAATCTTCCCTGCATTGTATAATTTATTTCTTGATCGCAAGATGCCGGAAGCATTCTCCATTATCGGTTTGGGACGCAAATCATTCAATGATGCGACTTTCCAAACCTATGTAGAACAGGCACTGCAGGAATTTTCCCGTAATACACCGCAAGAGCGTGAGACAGTGGATGCGTTTCTGCGTTCGATCCGTTATCACATTCTGAATGTGAATGATACGGCCGGCTACCAGGAACTGCTGAAGCTGGTAGAACAGCGTGAGACAGAACTGAATATCCCGCAAAACCGCATGTTCTACATGTCTGTTGCGCCGGAATTCTTTGAAATGATCGCTGATAACATCAAAGCAAGCGGACTCGGTAACACCACAGGCTGGAAGCGTCTGATCATCGAGAAACCATTTGGTCATGATCTGGCTTCTGCACGTCAGCTGAACGAACAGCTGAGCAGAACTTTTGCCGAAGAAGAGATTTTCCGTATCGACCACTATCTGGGCAAACCGATGGTACAAAATATGGAATCATTCACTTCCGCGAATCCTGTGATCCAGTCGCTGTGGAATAACCGCCACATCGCCAATGTACAGATTACCGCTTCCGAAGTGGTAGGCGTGGAAGAACGTGCCGGTTACTATGATCATACCGGAGCCATCCGCGATATGGTACAAAACCATATGCTGCAGGTGCTGATGATGACAGCGATGACGCTGCCAGGCGGTCATACTGCCGACGATGTACGTACACACAAAAAGTATATCGCCAAAGCGCTGCGTCCGATCTCCAAAGAAGATGCACACAAGCACTTTGTACGTGCCCAGTACACTGCCGGTGAAGTGAACGGCAAAGAAGTACAGGGTTACCAGGATGAGCCGGGGATCGAATTGGGCTCCAACACCGATACTTTTGTCGCTGCACGCGTCTGGGTCGATGATTTCTCCTGGCAGGGCGTACCGTTCTACATTCGTACCGGTAAACGCATGAAAGAAAAATCTACACGTATCGTCGTAGAATTCAAAAACACCATGCAAAACAATGATATCTGCGTGGATTGCGACGGTCAGCCGAATATGCTGACTATCAGCATCAATCCGGAAGAAAAAATCACGCTGCAGCTGAACCGCCGCAATGTCAAAACCGGCCAGCTGGAGCCGATGACTTCCGAGTTTGTAATGGGTACGGACAACGATCCTGAAGCTTACGAGCTGCTGATCGGCGATGCCCTGAACGGCGACGCTACTTTCTTTGCCCACTGGGATGAAGTAGAATTGTCCTGGCAGTGGATTCAGCCAATACTGGAAGCTTTTGCAGACAACAGCCTGCCGGTTCATGATTATGCATCGGGTACCTATGGTCCGGAAGCATCGAATGCACTGCTGGCAGAGCAAGGATTCCGCTGGCTGGGGGACAAAGCTCCGGCACCTGTAAGAGAAAGTGCAGTTGTACGCTAA
- the gnd gene encoding phosphogluconate dehydrogenase (NAD(+)-dependent, decarboxylating) produces the protein MKIGLIGLGKMGMNLGQNLMDHNHEVVAFDLNKEAVKELSGLGAQGADTIAEMVSKLEAPRVVWVMVPHGVVDSVLAEVAPLLSENDIVIEAGNSHYKESIRRYNEMKKSGIRYMDAGTSGGMSGARNGACYMVGGDKEAWEVVEPIFRDTAVENGYLYAGEAGSGHYLKMVHNGIEYGMMAAIGEGFEVLEKSPYDFNYEKVARVWNNGSVIRSWLMELTENAFAKDGRLEEIQGIMHSSGEGKWTVEEAMDLQMATPVIALSLLMRYRSLDNDTFTGKVVAALRNEFGGHAVEKSNK, from the coding sequence ATGAAAATCGGACTGATTGGCTTAGGCAAAATGGGTATGAATCTGGGACAAAACCTGATGGATCACAATCATGAAGTGGTTGCATTTGACCTGAACAAAGAAGCGGTAAAAGAATTGTCCGGTCTGGGTGCACAAGGTGCAGATACAATCGCTGAAATGGTTAGCAAACTGGAAGCTCCACGCGTGGTATGGGTAATGGTACCTCACGGCGTAGTAGATTCCGTATTGGCTGAAGTGGCTCCGCTGCTGTCCGAGAACGATATCGTGATCGAAGCAGGGAACTCCCACTACAAAGAATCCATCCGTCGCTACAACGAAATGAAAAAAAGCGGCATTCGTTACATGGACGCAGGTACTTCCGGCGGCATGAGCGGTGCTCGTAACGGTGCTTGTTACATGGTTGGTGGCGACAAAGAAGCTTGGGAAGTTGTAGAACCAATCTTCCGCGATACAGCTGTAGAAAACGGCTATCTGTATGCTGGTGAAGCAGGCAGCGGTCACTACCTGAAAATGGTCCACAACGGTATCGAGTACGGTATGATGGCAGCAATCGGTGAAGGCTTCGAAGTTCTGGAGAAAAGCCCATACGACTTCAACTACGAAAAAGTGGCACGCGTATGGAACAATGGCTCCGTTATCCGCTCTTGGCTGATGGAACTGACTGAAAATGCATTTGCCAAAGATGGTCGTCTGGAAGAAATCCAGGGTATCATGCACTCTTCCGGTGAAGGTAAATGGACTGTGGAAGAAGCTATGGATCTGCAAATGGCAACGCCGGTTATCGCGCTGTCCCTGCTGATGCGTTACCGTTCCCTGGACAACGATACATTCACAGGTAAAGTCGTAGCTGCTCTGCGTAACGAATTTGGCGGCCACGCTGTTGAGAAATCCAATAAGTAA